One window from the genome of Vespula pensylvanica isolate Volc-1 chromosome 11, ASM1446617v1, whole genome shotgun sequence encodes:
- the LOC122633111 gene encoding excitatory amino acid transporter isoform X2, which translates to MEEKSSARFSEYLFAKMDGQDVSASQGPRKVTADTRKWMRENLLLMITLSGVLFGVILGFGLRPLGLGEDAVMLISYPGELFMRILKLMILPLVIASLISGSASLNARMNGMIAIRTLVYFILTSFLNAVIGVILVLVIHPGNPGIRESITPLTHARAVNILDSLLDLGRNMFPDNLFQAAFQQAHTVYVPRKPPIQNQTDGLSVEVVGEKDLIRVIQYRSGTNTLGIVFFCLVFGTFLGTLGEKGQVVIDFFKAVFEVIMRMVSTAMWVTPVGITSVIAGKILGVDDLALVMSQLAWFIVTIVIGVFFYQLVVMQLIYLAFVRKNPFRFYAGLAQGTLTAFAMASTAAALPVTFRLMTEKLRVDPRVTRFVLPIGCNINMDGTALFVAVASIFIAQMNGIILGFGEIITVILTSTAASVSSASVPSAALVLLLVVLSAIDVPVHDVSLLFAIDWFVDRIRTTNNMLGDCYAAAVVEQLSKKELMALDAAAYQSETVLPTTLANGCISANRVPDPDTIVVEMQDDTRIAGIAK; encoded by the exons ATGGAGGAGAAGTCCTCGGCGCGCTTCTCGGAGTACCTGTTCGCCAAGATGGACGGGCAGGACGTCTCGGCCTCTCAGGGTCCCCGCAAGGTGACCGCCGACACTAGGAAGTGGATGCGGGAAAATCTCTTGCTCATGATCACTTTGTCCGGTGTACTTTTTGGTGTGATCCTTG GATTTGGTTTGCGACCATTGGGCCTTGGAGAAGACGCTGTGATGCTGATTAGCTATCCCGGAGAACTTTTTATGCGAATACTGAAATTAATGATTCTACCCTTGGTAATTGCTAGCCTCATATCAG GTTCAGCGAGTTTGAATGCTAGGATGAACGGGATGATAGCCATACGAACTCTCGTCTATTTCATACTCACGTCCTTCCTCAATGCCGTAATAGGAGTTATCCTTGTTCTCGTTATTCACCCTGGAAATCCAGGAATCAGAGAATCGATTACACCTCTGACTCACGCCAGAGCCGTCAACATCTTGGACAGCCTTCTGGATTTAGGAAG gaACATGTTTCCTGACAATCTCTTTCAAGCTGCATTTCAACAG GCACACACCGTTTACGTTCCGAGAAAGCCACCGATACAGAATCAAACCGATGGTCTATCGGTCGAAGTGGTCGGTGAAAAGGACCTGATCAGAGTGATCCAATATAGAAGTGGTACCAACACTTTAGGCATCGTCTTCTTTTGTCTAGTCTTCGGCACTTTCCTAGGTACCCTTGGTGAGAAGGGTCAGGTTGTGATAGATTTCTTCAAGGCTGTTTTCGAGGTCATTATGCGAATGGTCTCCACTGCGATGTG GGTGACACCAGTAGGTATAACTTCGGTAATAGCCGGGAAAATCCTCGGTGTGGACGATCTGGCGCTGGTAATGTCGCAGCTAGCTTGGTTCATCGTCACGATCGTGATCGGTGTCTTTTTCTATCAGCTGGTGGTGATGCAGCTGATCTACCTGGCCTTCGTGAGAAAGAATCCCTTTAGATTCTACGCCGGCCTCGCCCAGGGTACACTCACCGCCTTCGCCATGGCATCAAC GGCTGCTGCACTCCCCGTTACTTTTCGACTGATGACCGAGAAGCTCAGGGTCGATCCCAGAGTCACCAGATTCGTCCTCCCGATTGGGTGCAACATCAATATGGACGGTACCGCGCTCTTCGTCGCGGTGGCAAGTATCTTCATCGCTCAGATGAATGGGATCATTTTGGGTTTCGGGGAGATCATCACGGTTAT TTTAACATCCACAGCAGCATCCGTTTCTTCAGCTTCGGTTCCAAGTGCAGCTCTAGTTTTATTACTAGTTGTTTTGAGTGCCATTGACGTACCCGTTCAtgacgtttctcttctctttgctATTGACTGGTTTGT agATCGTATAAGGACGACCAATAATATGTTAGGAGACTGTTATGCAGCCGCTGTAGTAGAACAATTGtccaaaaaagaattaatggcATTGGATGCAGCAGCTTATCAG TCTGAAACAGTACTGCCCACAACCTTAGCCAATGGATGCATCTCGGCTAACAGGGTACCCGATCCTGATACTATCGTCGTTGAAATGCAAGACGACACGAGGATAGCCGGCATCGCCAAGTAA
- the LOC122633111 gene encoding excitatory amino acid transporter isoform X1: protein MEEKSSARFSEYLFAKMDGQDVSASQGPRKVTADTRKWMRENLLLMITLSGVLFGVILGFGLRPLGLGEDAVMLISYPGELFMRILKLMILPLVIASLISGSASLNARMNGMIAIRTLVYFILTSFLNAVIGVILVLVIHPGNPGIRESITPLTHARAVNILDSLLDLGRNMFPDNLFQAAFQQAHTVYVPRKPPIQNQTDGLSVEVVGEKDLIRVIQYRSGTNTLGIVFFCLVFGTFLGTLGEKGQVVIDFFKAVFEVIMRMVSTAMWVTPVGITSVIAGKILGVDDLALVMSQLAWFIVTIVIGVFFYQLVVMQLIYLAFVRKNPFRFYAGLAQGTLTAFAMASTAAALPVTFRLMTEKLRVDPRVTRFVLPIGCNINMDGTALFVAVASIFIAQMNGIILGFGEIITVILTSTAASVSSASVPSAALVLLLVVLSAIDVPVHDVSLLFAIDWFVDRIRTTNNMLGDCYAAAVVEQLSKKELMALDAAAYQSETVLPTTLANGCISANRVPDPDTIVVEMQDDTRIAGIANISVLPIPRSVTEETV from the exons ATGGAGGAGAAGTCCTCGGCGCGCTTCTCGGAGTACCTGTTCGCCAAGATGGACGGGCAGGACGTCTCGGCCTCTCAGGGTCCCCGCAAGGTGACCGCCGACACTAGGAAGTGGATGCGGGAAAATCTCTTGCTCATGATCACTTTGTCCGGTGTACTTTTTGGTGTGATCCTTG GATTTGGTTTGCGACCATTGGGCCTTGGAGAAGACGCTGTGATGCTGATTAGCTATCCCGGAGAACTTTTTATGCGAATACTGAAATTAATGATTCTACCCTTGGTAATTGCTAGCCTCATATCAG GTTCAGCGAGTTTGAATGCTAGGATGAACGGGATGATAGCCATACGAACTCTCGTCTATTTCATACTCACGTCCTTCCTCAATGCCGTAATAGGAGTTATCCTTGTTCTCGTTATTCACCCTGGAAATCCAGGAATCAGAGAATCGATTACACCTCTGACTCACGCCAGAGCCGTCAACATCTTGGACAGCCTTCTGGATTTAGGAAG gaACATGTTTCCTGACAATCTCTTTCAAGCTGCATTTCAACAG GCACACACCGTTTACGTTCCGAGAAAGCCACCGATACAGAATCAAACCGATGGTCTATCGGTCGAAGTGGTCGGTGAAAAGGACCTGATCAGAGTGATCCAATATAGAAGTGGTACCAACACTTTAGGCATCGTCTTCTTTTGTCTAGTCTTCGGCACTTTCCTAGGTACCCTTGGTGAGAAGGGTCAGGTTGTGATAGATTTCTTCAAGGCTGTTTTCGAGGTCATTATGCGAATGGTCTCCACTGCGATGTG GGTGACACCAGTAGGTATAACTTCGGTAATAGCCGGGAAAATCCTCGGTGTGGACGATCTGGCGCTGGTAATGTCGCAGCTAGCTTGGTTCATCGTCACGATCGTGATCGGTGTCTTTTTCTATCAGCTGGTGGTGATGCAGCTGATCTACCTGGCCTTCGTGAGAAAGAATCCCTTTAGATTCTACGCCGGCCTCGCCCAGGGTACACTCACCGCCTTCGCCATGGCATCAAC GGCTGCTGCACTCCCCGTTACTTTTCGACTGATGACCGAGAAGCTCAGGGTCGATCCCAGAGTCACCAGATTCGTCCTCCCGATTGGGTGCAACATCAATATGGACGGTACCGCGCTCTTCGTCGCGGTGGCAAGTATCTTCATCGCTCAGATGAATGGGATCATTTTGGGTTTCGGGGAGATCATCACGGTTAT TTTAACATCCACAGCAGCATCCGTTTCTTCAGCTTCGGTTCCAAGTGCAGCTCTAGTTTTATTACTAGTTGTTTTGAGTGCCATTGACGTACCCGTTCAtgacgtttctcttctctttgctATTGACTGGTTTGT agATCGTATAAGGACGACCAATAATATGTTAGGAGACTGTTATGCAGCCGCTGTAGTAGAACAATTGtccaaaaaagaattaatggcATTGGATGCAGCAGCTTATCAG TCTGAAACAGTACTGCCCACAACCTTAGCCAATGGATGCATCTCGGCTAACAGGGTACCCGATCCTGATACTATCGTCGTTGAAATGCAAGACGACACGAGGATAGCCGGCATCGCCAA catCAGTGTACTACCAATACCGCGAAGCGTAACAGAGGAGACCGTTTGA